GGTAAAGCAGTGTCTAACCGGTGGTCCACTTGCTAACGCAGGTGTAACGATACGATTTCCCAATCGATGTGTACGACATGGAAATTGTGAGGCCAGTGAGGAGAACTGTTCACACCTATCGCTGTGTACAACCGTAAATCCGTGGTGCTAACGAAAGTATCCCGGATCAAggcgaacgaaaaacaaaaaaacgcatgtTTTGACCTTTCCCCAGTGCATGCTAGGAGTACGCTCCACACAAACCGCAGAAAGTTACTTCTTCATCGTTGCCGCTGGGCAAAGCAGTGCAAAACACGCGAACTGGGAGCCATCCAACATTCGCGCTGTGCTGGAGAACGGTTATGTGTGATCAATATCTACCTCCCTTTATCCATGCTCCAACAAGAAGAAGGTTGCACGGGATTCTGGTGAAATCCTAACCGTCATCACGTCGAACCGTCCGAACAATAGTGCAGTCATCCGGTGCCTTGTGCACACTCGTACCCAGCGTCCAGAGTACCGGGAGTACCCAGATACCACCATGGGGCTATTCGACAAGCTGGCCAACATGCTGAAGATCAAAAAGGAACAGATCAATATACTGGTGGTCGGCTTAAACAACAGCGGCAAATCAACGATTGTGAACCACTTTAAGAACCCGAACGAACGGACCTCCATTGTGGTGCCGACGGTAGGATTTAGTGTGGAACGATTCGAAAGTAAGTACAACAATGTTGCGCTTAGTGCTAAATCATCTGGTGCTAGGTCTAGCAAGTACATCAATGTAGTAATTTAGTTCCTTACCCCCCATACTACCGAGAGGTGAAAGTTTATCTAATCACCAAGGACATATCGATTTTACTGAACCGATTTGGGCGTGTAActggaaggaaaattaaagCAAGACACTTGTGTTGGTAGCGATTGTCTGATTTATATGTCCGGAATAAAGTTTTAAGCTTCAATTTCGGTGTTTTTTCATCATCTTGGATCTTGGTTTCTTGGAGATAAGTTTGGTGTCCATGTGTAATACTAATGTTATTGCCATTGACACTCTCAAATTGCAtcggaaattgaaaaaaaaccccactgATCTGAGCGTCTCGTGATAAAAGTCTGGAGAAGATGGGGGAATAGTAACTTCCCTTCTTCCATCTCTCATTGATGCCATGTCAAGTCTATATCGCACTTTGAGCTCTTTTTCAAATACCGGCCTAGCTCATCAGGGGGCTATTTAATGCTCAAGGGTAGAAACTTTGGACAACAGCTTCTATAAGCTATCGTGTATGATGTGTTCCCGTACAACGTGAATGGTTCAGAAGGTCTATTTTGTAACGTTTATGTTGAGCCTGCAATTTCAAAGTCCAACAAATCTTGAGGATTGGCGAGACGCTCTTCTCTAAATGTACACTTTTCTACATCCTATCCCGTGCCGCTGTCGTCTACTTGGGTTAGACTTCATAGAATCCCAACATTCGATATTTTCGATCAGTTTTTATTGTAAGTCTCCTTTCCCATGATCTGGACGATCGTTCCGTTGTATGTTGAGCATGCAATTTCAAGTACTTACTTACTTCCCGGTCTCCTCTAAACCGTTCTCGCTCGAGCGTCGTTATCCCTGCCTTGACCTACCACGCCTCTTCTGTCGAGGACGACATAAAGGGACTTTACCGGCTTGGTCGCCCGGTGTAATTCTCATGATGTGGCGAGTGTATTCCGCTGTACAACAGTTAGTTCGTACAGCTTGTAAAGCTCGTCATTGGTTGCTCCTCAAATGTCCTTCCCCACATATGGGGCGAAAAATCTCTTTGAGCGTCTTCCTCCCGAACGCGGATAAGAGggtttggacaaagtccatgtctcagagtaTGTAAGTTCTATAAAGTCCCAGCTCCGGTCGTCGACCACTgattggcagccagcaccctagcgctTATCCTGAcctcaatgttattgtcggtgctgacttttgacctaaaataagtgaaattttggacgacttcgaaggTGAGGTCTATATGTCATCCTTGCGTAAGTTAAGATTTGGTGGAGCCACCACCAACTTGGTTTTTTGCCTGGTTAATGTCCAGCCTGAGGTAATGTTGGTAGAAGTTGGTCCCTgaaagtttccacctccgagtcgcggatggccctctctagcgctaggttgaagagtagacaagctaacCCATCTCCTTGGCACAAACCCTTGGTGGTAGCactagtctggtaagtttgACCGGGATTCCAAAAGCGTTGTAACGTTTTATCCAGACTATGCTGTCGTATGCGACCTTGAAGTCGATGAAGAGATGAAAGGAGTAAAGCTGCTGCTTCAAGATCTGTAgcatggtgaagatctgatcagtggttgattttaGAAGAACTAAGTactaacaaataaaattatgatgtTACCATCATATGGTCTGCTAAGAAATTCAGCTCTGGGAGATCGGTTTGGAAATACTCGGAAGGAATTTTGGCTCCATAATTGTGAAGAATCCACTACAATCAAGATCTCTATAAGTTGTAAGATGTCCTCACTATCGTGTAACGAAACAGACGTACACTTCAGTGCGTGGATAATGCCATTCGAATGATGCCGGACAAAACCAGAAGGAGATCAGAGGATAGGTTCAAATTGCGGGACAGTTCAGTTGAGTGCACAAAAGTGATGCCCTGTATGTATGTTGCTATACAAGGCAGCATCCCtctgggaaggaaaaatttcTCAGCCTACTAGACAAATCTTCACGTATGGCCAATTTGATAAACAACATTTATTCAATAGCCCTCTGAATCGTTAAGATCACCATCGTTATTCATTCTTCAGTGTAAGACAATCTTCTTGTGGCCGGGTATCTAATTTGAATGACATTCACGACTGTTGatattttccaaaacaacGGTACAACGCACGTGACGCGGAATGACTTCACCTATCAGGCGCAATGAAgcacacaaattaaattatcaattgcAATCCGCCATTACCTTATCTAGAACATAAAGCAAACTCGGCGAGGGCTTGGCGCTGGTAAGCAgcatttatgaatatttattacaCCCAGCACACAACGAGGAAGCATCCCAACCAAGAACGAGCACGAGTGTCTTGAATGCGGCACAAATACACGCTTGCCTTGAAAGGCAGCGAGTGTTCCGCTCACGTGCGGCTGTGGTCAGTTGTTTGCGCAACGCAACGAAAGGATTGAATTGCAATTCGCGTCACAGTGGAATTCCGATGGCGGCAGTTGTGATATTTCGAAGAGCGGCAATCTGAACCACAATCCATCTTACTTACCTCCAAATGAAAGACTCAACAATGAATGTATAATACattcttctctctctcacacacacacagactctttctctttcactgCCGATAAGGAATATGATAGAAAAAAcgacagaacaaacaaaagcacattGCAAAAATCTATCATGTACCAGTTCGAAACACCGCATTTATTATGTCACGAATTGATTGTGAGTCCATTCAATGCGGGAGTACGAGTTCTGGAAGTTACTTGTAATCGGTCGTCGTACGCACGTAAACATTGCCGGAGGGCATCGAAACACGTTCGATTCCGTTGGGGAACAGTTTGTCCGCTTCCTCCTCACTGACACTGGGCAGTATCATGACCTTCGTGCCGGGCTggttaaaatgataaatttcaGCGGCAAATAATGCgattaaaaacaacatccgACCTCGGCTATCACCGCTGGCTACTTACCGTCCAGTTCGCTGGCGTGGCGATCACCTTCAACCGGTCGGTCAGCTGTAGCGAGTCGATGACGCGCAGAATTTCACTGCAAAACGTGAGATAATGGATTAAATCAATTCACTGCGATAATACAACAGTGTACACGAAGTGTTACACACGTACTCCACATTACGCCCCGTGGACGTTGGATAGTGCATCGTCAACCGGACCTTCTTGTCGGGGCTGATGATGAACAGCGCGCGCACCGTTTGTGCTAGCTCCACATTGTCCTTGTCCTTCTCGTCCAGCATACCGAACCGGACGGCCAAATCTCGGCTCGGATCGGCGATGATCGGATAGGGGAAGTTACCGATGATGTCCGGACAGTATGATTTAATATCCTGTTTGGAGTGTGTCAACAGCCCAACGGGAGGTTAGAGACAGGGAGGCTCAATCGTTTTCCACTTGTAAGGGGACACTCACATTAACCCAATCCACATGACACTTCAGATCATCGACCGAATGCGCCAGCACCTTCACGTTGCGCTTCTCAAAATGTTCCTGGTGTACCGCGATCCGGCCGAGTTCGGTTGTGCACACTGGCGTAAAATCGGCTGGATGTGAGAATAGTACGCACCAGCTAGAACATAAAACAGGATATTTTGTAGCACTTTTGCAACAAATCGGTTGCGCCACACACTTACGAGTCGCCGATCCATTCGTAGAAATCGATCGGTCCCTTGGTGGAGTCCGCATGGAAGTTGGGAATTGTGGCTCCGATGCGCATCTTGCTGGTGTAGTCTTTTTTCCTGTGTGCTCTCGACTCGGAATCTAAAGCTGTACTGAATGCTCTCTCGGTCGTAAAGCAATCTTTTACTCCATTGCGATTGAGTTTGTGTGTTCGGAAAGACAATCACACTATGACGGCGTAATTGACGGACGGAGGCGTGTGTGTAGGAAACAGATAAAGGCCTAGGCTATGGTCAAGGGTACTTTTCCTGTGCAACTTCAAGGCAGGATTCATATAAACATCCGGTACTCGAAACACGTCGCCTCAGAGTAGTACAGTAGCATTCGTGTATTTATCTCTTTCCGCAACGGATGAgacgttgttttgttgtattttctaCTAAAacgttcttcctttttttcttgtgtggGTACTGTAACAAGTTTGCCTTTTAATTCCAGATCAGGGGGTTTTCTTTACCGCGTTCGACATGTCCGGTGCAACGCGGTATCGCAGCCTGTGGGAACATCACTTCAAGTCCTGCCAAGGAATAGTGTTTGTAATCGATTCCAGTGATCGTATGCGTTTAGGTAAGGGAAAGCTCATTTCACCCGCCAGCGAAACTGGCTAATCATCAAGCCCATTTCTTATTCAACAGTGGTCGTAAAGGACGAGCTGGAAATTTTACTACAGCATCCGGACATTGCCAACCGGCGAGTGCCCATCCTTTTCTTTGCCAACAAAATGGACTGCACGGATGCGCTGTCGAGCGTGAAGATTGCGGCCGGTTTAGGGCTGGAGAAGATCAAAGACAAACCGTGGCACATTAGCTCGAGCAATGCGCTCACCGGGGAAGGTTTGCAGGATGGCGTCCAGTGGATGGTTCATCAGATCAGGGAGTGCGTTGCGAACAGCAAGGAACATCGGTAGGGAGAGctcaatggtttttttgtttttagtgtaACTAAAAATTGCTTACTTTCGTACTCAGCCTCGAAACAGCATCATTGTTTTATGTGATCTTATTCTGTTTTGTCCTAAATAAAGCTTAAGAATAAATACAAAAGTTATACCAATTGGAGGTTGAAACGCAAGATGTAACATGATTGAAATAACGTCATTTATGTCGACTATTTGAAACAGTTTTGTCGCCGAAATCGACATTCCGCTTCGTTACATGATTTTGATGACGAGCCCTGTAGTTACGTCAAGAGCACCAACAACTGTCAAAAACAgatgatttgtgtgtgttttagttttgcataACATCGTACAATACCGGTACCGTGCAGCGAAATCAACCAATTTCAGTAACTTTGGAACGATTAGCGTGTTTTATCAGCAGCGTACCAGCTTCCGCAATGGCACCAATTGTTCTGAAAGGCAAAAACTACGCATTACTCATTGGTGGAATCGTGGGATTCATTGCACTGGCATGCTATCCAATCATCGTACATCCGATGTTATATCCTGAAGAATACAGTAAACAAATACGGCTGACATAGTTAGATCAAATCATGTTTGATTGCTAATTACATTTTATCCGTTTTagaaaaagcacaacaaatcaACCGGGCAGGCCTCAAACAAGAAGAAATCCAACCAGGAAGTATGAGAATATCAGACCATCGCCTGAAAGGATGGCTTTGTAATAGCATCggttgtttaacttttttcttGCAGATATGCGGGTTTGGAGTGATCCCTTCAAGCCGAGAGAAGATATTAAGCGATAAGCAGAGCTCTAAAGCACGGAAAGAGTTGTGTTACGTTTATGTGAATTTGGTATAAGTAGTAACGTTCTTGCGGCATCGTCGACTCTAGAGTTGTATTAACATGTAAAGAATAATATGACTTAAATGTACGGTATGTTGTTGAAGTGATTATTCTCCGAAGTGTTCTGTTTCTTTTGGATGGATAAGAACGTGTGAGTAAAATTAACATATTATGAATGATTCTCAGTGAGATCATACGGATGGTGCGACCAGCTGTGTGGTAAAACCATTAACTTATTTCCGGAGAAAATCTCCGTCAAATTCTCGTAATAGTTGGAACAATGTTTTTTATGCATTAGAAGAAAAGGATGGGTTACTTAAGAATTACATCGGAAAAAATTAGGCCGTATCTAGTGGTCATACATTCATGGAAGTGTGGACGGgaaatcaaattcaaatattaaaaGATTTACACCCAACACTGATACAGAGTTGTTTGGTCATATATATGCAGCAAAGGAAAGAGAATTGCTGAAGCAGAATCATCCGAAGTCcttgatttcatttcatttcgcgggatttcatttgaaaactttcaaaagCTCCGAGTTTGCCTACTGGGTTTGGCCGCTGTCAAGTAAGTTATGTTTCATCCGAATATCCGGGCTCTGCTTGAACAAAACACGAATAATCCGAAGAGTTATCCCCTACTTTTATTATTCGGGTTGTCGCTTCAGCAGGAACAGACTGTGTCGCTCGTTGCTTTGATATCGTGTGTTCGCGTGTTAAttagttgaaatattttacatttttgttaaaCGCAATACCATGGCTTACAATCTAGTGAACATCGCCAAATCTACCTCATCCTTGACGGGAAATCTTGCCAAAACCGGTAAGTGCAGCCATTGTTGATGATCAACCGACCGCATCCCCAGTTGGACTTTGAGTTCGGCCATTGAAATGAGTATTTCCTAAAGAATAAGCTACATTATTCATTAACATTAAGTGGCCCCGAGTTGTTTCGCGTAACATATTGCAATGATCATCCTGAAGAATGGTGGAGAGCAAACTGGATGGCTGCCTTTTGATCCCGAACAAAGTAGAAAGTTCAAAGTCCAACGCATCAATACCGATGGGCACTCACACCATCGTGCTTGGCACGTCATCGCAGCagcgagttttgttttgaaatcatCCCGTGGCCGAACCGCGGTGTTACATGATGAGTTCGCTTTATCAGCAACCCGGACATCGGTCAATCCTGTCGGCagtattttgtttccctttgtttATCTCCTTACCATAATCGCACCGCTTCAtcagaggggttttttttacagaacACCAACGTGATCAAAGATTTAGCTTACCTATATGTTCGCTGATTCTTATCGCACCCACACCCTGCAGCgcaaaatttgcaaaactGATAAATGTTTCGTGTTTGCTAACAGCCAAAACGTGCATTCTCTAAACATCTTgtcttcggtttgtttttctagcCCTGCgcagcatcagcaccacgaaCACCGTGTACGAACCGCGCCGGTTGCCGGATAAAACGGGCAAAAATGTGGTTCTGGTCGATGGTGTCCGCACGCCTTTCCTTACATCCGGATCGGACTACTCGAAACTGATGCCTCACGAACTGGCTCGCCATTCGCTCCTGTAAGAAAGCTTCGTGACCATCCCAATCCTTCCTGTGGTCGATTAAGCACggtgtattttccatttttaggaGCCTGCTCCGTAAAACTAAGGTAGACAAAGAAGTGATCGACTACATCGTGTACGGTACGGTAATCCAGGAGGTGAAAACATCCAACATTGCACGTGAAGCGGCACTCAGTGCTGGGTTCAGCAACAAAACCCCGGCACACACCGTAACGATGGCGTGCATCAGCTCCAACCAAGCGATCACGACCGGCATGGGACTGATTGCGACCGGTACGTACGATGCCATCGTAGCCGGCGGAGTCGAATTCATGTCCGACGTCCCAATTCGCCACAGTCGCAAGATGCGCTCGTTGATGCTGCGTgccaacaaagcaaaaacgatGGGCCAACGACTGCAACTGCTGTCCACCATTCGTCCGGACTTTTTCGCTCCGGAACTACCAGCCGTGGCAGAGTTTTCATCGGGTGAAACGATGGGCCATTCGGCGGATCGGTTGGCGGCGGCATTCAATGCTTCTCGCCAGGAGCAGGACGATTATGCGCTGCGTTCGCACACCCTTGCCAAGGAAGCGCAGGATAAGGGCTACTTCACCGATTTGGTACCGTTTAAGGTGTCGGGCGTGGACAAAACGATCGAGAAAGACAATGGTATTCGTGTGTCGACGAAGGAATCATTGGCCAAGTTGAAGCCGGCCTTCGTGAAGCCTTACGGCACGGTGACGGCTGCCAACGCATCCTTCCTTACCGACGGTGCGTCGGCCTGCCTGGTAATGACGGAGGAGAAAGCAAAAGCGCTCGGTTTACGCCCGAAAGCGTACCTTCGGGACTTTTTGTACGTGTCGCAAGATCCGATCGATCAACTGTTGCTTGGTCCGGCATACGGTATACCGAAACTGCTGAAGAAAGCTGGCCTCACCCTAAAAGACATTGATACGTGGGAAATTCATGAAGCTTTTGCTGTACGTTAATCATATGCTGCATAATTCTGtatcacattcatttatttgtttactgttttctTCAGGGACAAATCATCGCCAATCTGAAAGCACTCGATTCCGATTATTTCTGCAAGAACTATCTGGGACTGAACGAAAAGTTCGGTTCACCCGACATGTCCAAGTGGAACAACTGGGGAGGATCACTCTCGATCGGTCATCCATTCGCGGCCACCGGTGTTCGTTTGTGCATGCATACGGTAAGATCGTAAACCATTCcacttgaataaaaaaaacgtaatatCGATATTCTTACGCTTCTCAGGCAAACCGTCTGGTGCGCGAGAATGGTCAACTCGGCCTTATTGCGGCTTGTGCTGCCGGTGGACAGGGTGTTGCCATGCTGCTCGAGCGACACCCGGACGCTAATGCCGAGTAAAGGAAAAAGATACATTTGTCCCCAAAACATACAAATGGTCCCTTCTTTTCCCACAATCGTCAGCATCTCCGCTACCCTTTCAGCGTATAGTTACAACAGGAGATATTCAAAGCCGACGCTCGAGAGACTGAGCGATAACCCCGTATCcgttattatattttttgttgagcTCTGTTTTGTGCAACCTTTGTTTTCCCCCTAGATTAAGACGATCCTAGATCCTAAGATTTAAACGCTAGAGAAAGGAATGACGCTTTCTTTTTCGTACGTACTAAGATTTAATTATTACGCCACTTTTATTACTCGAACCGATGGGCGTCAACAAGTGAATCGAGATGGTGCCGCAATCTTTCTCATGTCGCTCGGCCGCACTGGTTCCCATATGGGGtccaaatggaaaatttagtGCAAGTGTTCGAGGCGTGGCAGGGAGTGGGTTGCAAACGTTCATCAAGCTTTTTGCGTTTAAGTGTGTACGACATTTAGTTAAATTACATCCAATACTAAATAGGTGCACCGGGCTAGGGGAAGCATATTATGcgtcttttttcttcctgcttaAAACGTGCGCGTTTGTTTCTGTAAGCTTTAATGTATAGAACAATCATTCATTATTATGTATAGTAAAGGTCCAAATACACGAATTTTTGATACACGATAACTAGCACATGACTCGAGTAATTTATTAACTGTATTATCTAAAGATGACTTGATAAGAGTGATAGAACACTACGAATTCCGAAAAGTATTCCCTACTGCTATAATGTTGTTTGGTATTAAAGTAGTTATTTAGTTCAATGAACTTTTATGATAAGTTGTAATACAGTAACGAGTGGATCTTAACAATGCAGTCAAGTCGTTCTATGTAAAATACAGTAAAAGCCAATAGATCTTGATGATCGGCAATGGATGAGCTAACTGTTTGGTACCGCTTTTTGTACAGCGGTACAAGCTTTCATCTGTACACAGGGGTTGTTGGAAAGTTTGAGATTAAAAATCGTAGCGTAGCGCGCATTCGTCTTTACTTTATTGATGTGGAATAGTCAATGTATTGAAAAAATGGTAACAATTTTGGGAACTCCCCAGAGAAGATGTGTATAATGCACTACAAGGGCGATAGACTGGACTTCCGAGTTATCATAGTCCGTTTAAATCCGTATAGTATAAATGCCGGCTTCAAGATCTTGTGACGAATTCACTACTACCGACCTACGCTCTTGCCTCACATTTCGGCATCAGAAATTATCAATCTGTGTATGTTGGGGGAAAATCCATAACGGACCACATCTGCACTCTGCGGCATATCATACAGAAATGCCAGGAGCATCAGATCCCCAAGCATCACTTCAATGTGGTCTATGATATCAATAATTGGACCTGGCGATTTTTAAAAGCCACAATTGATGGATACCGGAGATTGTAGCAAAGGGACGTCTTCTGCAATTCAAGGTGCCGAGAGCACAATTCGAAGAGGTCGAAACTTCTCGAGGAAAACAGTTTTGAAGCTCTGCTACCTTGGTAAGATTGGAACTTCGGCTAACAGGCTAAATCTGTAGGGGAATAACGTATACGTGTGCTCTACAACCTCCTGCGCACAGAATTCCTCAGATCCAGAAGACTTCAAATGCAGACAAAGACACGAAATGCAGCATACATTGTACTGCAGTGGACCTTACCCTGTCGAAGATTGGATTGAATTGGAGACTGGAGGAGAGCAACCCTGTTTCTCAGTGTTTCCCGAAAAATGTTTGGTGACCTTGCCATACCATCACGACGTGCTCAGCTATCGGTGAACCTAGACGAAGAAGTGTACAAAACGCCCTCAGAATAACTCTTCGAACCTCACAGTAACGCAAATGTTGTCTGTCAACAGATAAGTAGAAATGTGCTGGGAATTCCAGAAAAGTATGGTGATTcacttaaaattattttttttactttcagtGTCTATTAACCGGGAAGTGCATCCAGACAACCCTTCCGCTGACAACAGGATATGCGTGCcaaacatttccattccatggCAGTAATGATAGCGGCTTGTCTAGCGGCTCGAAAAAGTAGAACGGCTGATTGGTGAtgacgaaaacgaaacatcgCAAATGACGCTCCGGCACCATGAGTTCATCAGCATCAATACGGGGGCTGCCTGATAAGATGTCCTTTCGCTCAATGATGCCACACTTACGCAGACGGGCCATTTCTTCACGCCGACACCAGGCAAAATGGTCGAGGCGTGAACTTTTACCTACTGTCTATGGCCGTGCCGCCCGCCAACCATTCGCCCTGGATACACTAGGAGGCCACCGATTGCATTAACCGGCCCATGAGTGACAGCGTAGTAAACAGGGTCGTGACCGGTTCCGGAGAATCTGGAGCAGTTTCCGCCGGTTCGGTACGAACGGAAGAGCAAAGATCTTTTTGCGCGGTTGCAATTCGTAATTGGCGCAGGACGCGCTGGTACTACTGTTTACAATGTACTACGATGCGCATGACTAGCACACCATGTAGCAACATAATTCGATAATATTTTGAGGTGGGCAACGCTCGGTAGAACACACGGCCAGACGCCgattcttttgcgtttatctGCGTGTTTGCTACAAACACGTGAAACaaggaaacaaacatattttgcGATTGAATGCCCATTATCATTTGCAGTGAAATCGGTCTTTTTGTGTTCTTGGTTCATTCATCCCGATCAGCTGTTTAAATATGACATTTTTCGCGCAATAATCACCCCGCATCTGGTCGGGGACGGGCTGCAAtgattcattgtttttttttcaccagtAATTTTATGGGTCATAAATGCACACAgagacttgtttttttttatgagaaaGGATGCTTATCTTTAAAACACAGAATCTTTGTTTGATGCGTTAAACCCTCTTTTCGTTGTTGAAATCTGTTTTAAAAGTTACCAACACGACTGATTTCAACGTTTTTTGAACCCATTTCCGTTGCGCCATGAGCAAAACGTTTCGCAGAAATAGAACGAACGGTCTAAACACATTCAAACGTGACGCACTCGTTGCAGGGGTTTTCAACACATTGTGTACATCGCCTACAGACCAGCCTACATAAAAATGAGAAACATTATGATACTCCGAAGCGTCCAGCCCTGCAACGCGGTCGCACATACGCACTCACACCAACGCATTCTTCGAACCAACCGAACCCATACAAAAtcgtaaacaaaagaaacggcTAGCACTTAAATAGGAGGATTCTTCGAGGAAAAACGCTCAATCTGCTTTCGTTTCCCATTGCAGAAAGTTGTGCGTAATtagtgttgttgtgttgttcgtCTCCGCTTAGACTGCCTATTTTTCATATAGAAAAGCTGTGTAGTGtgccattattattttaaccaAGCGACTAAACGAACGAAGAAACCCATCATTTGCTGAAGTGAAAAAGGGCTGTGATTTATCGTGTGTGATTGCGACGTCATTTTGTGCTCTGCCATTTGCAATAGAGGTTCGTATGAGAATGGCTTTATTTCGCCTGATTTTAGGTGATAAGCGAAACACGGTGTGTGCGATACGGAATCTAGTTATTGACtgcgtttttttgtaactttCCTAATAGATCTCCGGCTAGTTGGAGGTTAAAAAACAAGCTCTCAGCCATGAAATTCCTAATACTCATCCTCGGCTTTGTTGCGGCCGCTAATGCGATCTCCATCTTTGATCTCGTGAAGGAAGAATGGACTGCTTTCAAGGTAAGTTCTCGTAgcatgggattttttttcagctTTGACCAATAGTCTACAGTGTGATCGGAAAAAGTtggccacaacaacaaacctgCAGCATATTGAATTTCCCGGTAGACAAAAGTAACACAAAATCTCGTCACGCTTGTTTGAGCAACTTCGCGAGGTAGGGGCATCATGGTGTGATCCGGAAACTGAAACTGTTGCTTGGGAGGCATACATACATTTACCCTGGAACGAATGACGCCATCAAGTGCGCCATACGGGAAGAGAACAGAAGCGGCAGGAAGGCGTAACGTTTTTTAACCCTAACTCAAACCTGCGTTCAATCAGTGTTACGCGATGAACAACTGGTGAAAAATACGCCGCGCAATTTCATTATCACGATGGCCAGCTGGTGTGAACAGTACGGAACTGTTTTTCTGGGTCAtcagaaaagggaaagaagaCTCCGCAATCGATGCGGAGTTCGGCAAGTTTACAAAATGGCCCGTGC
This region of Anopheles marshallii chromosome 2, idAnoMarsDA_429_01, whole genome shotgun sequence genomic DNA includes:
- the LOC128719014 gene encoding trifunctional enzyme subunit beta, mitochondrial translates to MAYNLVNIAKSTSSLTGNLAKTALRSISTTNTVYEPRRLPDKTGKNVVLVDGVRTPFLTSGSDYSKLMPHELARHSLLSLLRKTKVDKEVIDYIVYGTVIQEVKTSNIAREAALSAGFSNKTPAHTVTMACISSNQAITTGMGLIATGTYDAIVAGGVEFMSDVPIRHSRKMRSLMLRANKAKTMGQRLQLLSTIRPDFFAPELPAVAEFSSGETMGHSADRLAAAFNASRQEQDDYALRSHTLAKEAQDKGYFTDLVPFKVSGVDKTIEKDNGIRVSTKESLAKLKPAFVKPYGTVTAANASFLTDGASACLVMTEEKAKALGLRPKAYLRDFLYVSQDPIDQLLLGPAYGIPKLLKKAGLTLKDIDTWEIHEAFAGQIIANLKALDSDYFCKNYLGLNEKFGSPDMSKWNNWGGSLSIGHPFAATGVRLCMHTANRLVRENGQLGLIAACAAGGQGVAMLLERHPDANAE
- the LOC128707724 gene encoding ADP-ribosylation factor-like protein 6, which gives rise to MGLFDKLANMLKIKKEQINILVVGLNNSGKSTIVNHFKNPNERTSIVVPTVGFSVERFEICLLIPDQGVFFTAFDMSGATRYRSLWEHHFKSCQGIVFVIDSSDRMRLVVVKDELEILLQHPDIANRRVPILFFANKMDCTDALSSVKIAAGLGLEKIKDKPWHISSSNALTGEGLQDGVQWMVHQIRECVANSKEHR
- the LOC128708682 gene encoding small integral membrane protein 20-like, coding for MAPIVLKGKNYALLIGGIVGFIALACYPIIVHPMLYPEEYKKAQQINRAGLKQEEIQPGNMRVWSDPFKPREDIKR
- the LOC128707722 gene encoding peroxiredoxin-6-like encodes the protein MRIGATIPNFHADSTKGPIDFYEWIGDSWCVLFSHPADFTPVCTTELGRIAVHQEHFEKRNVKVLAHSVDDLKCHVDWVNDIKSYCPDIIGNFPYPIIADPSRDLAVRFGMLDEKDKDNVELAQTVRALFIISPDKKVRLTMHYPTSTGRNVDEILRVIDSLQLTDRLKVIATPANWTPGTKVMILPSVSEEEADKLFPNGIERVSMPSGNVYVRTTTDYK